In Aestuariibaculum lutulentum, one DNA window encodes the following:
- a CDS encoding ribulose-bisphosphate carboxylase large subunit family protein, giving the protein MERIFATYLIETPYEVEQAAAVLAGEQSSGTFVSVPGETEELRARFAARVEHIELLDEVPTPSMPGDFLPGKIYKQAKVIVSWSVENFEYNIPALISTLQGNLYELRQFTGLKLDDFELPNSYREHFRGPKFGLRGTKELAGVGPKRPMVGTIIKPSVGLTPDYTADLVRTLAEAGIDFIKDDELLTSSANSPFAERVEKVMRVINEHADKTGKKIMYAFNITGDCRTMQTNYETVVNAGGTCAMVSVNSVGWAATKQICNWGGLSIHGHRNGWGMLNRHPFLGINFPAYNKIWRLAGVDQMHVNGIKNKFWESDDSVVRSIKSCHKPFLNSESVLPVVSSGQWGGQAFETYERTKSTDLLYMAGGGIMAHPSGPVGGVSALRQAWKAAVSGMTLEQAAQEYKEFGESVLKFGRKEVNAQ; this is encoded by the coding sequence ATGGAAAGAATTTTTGCAACTTACCTTATAGAAACACCCTATGAGGTAGAACAAGCTGCCGCAGTTTTAGCGGGTGAGCAATCAAGTGGAACTTTTGTATCTGTTCCGGGAGAAACAGAAGAACTTCGAGCACGTTTTGCTGCACGGGTAGAGCATATTGAATTATTGGATGAAGTCCCTACACCAAGTATGCCTGGGGATTTTTTGCCAGGTAAGATTTATAAGCAAGCGAAAGTTATAGTATCTTGGTCCGTAGAGAATTTTGAATACAATATACCCGCATTAATTTCTACACTGCAGGGTAATTTGTATGAGCTTAGACAATTCACTGGTTTAAAATTGGATGACTTTGAATTACCTAATTCTTATCGAGAACATTTTAGAGGTCCAAAATTTGGATTGCGCGGCACCAAAGAACTTGCTGGTGTGGGACCGAAGCGTCCTATGGTAGGAACCATTATTAAGCCTAGTGTTGGATTGACACCTGATTATACTGCAGATTTAGTTAGAACATTGGCTGAAGCAGGTATTGATTTTATAAAAGATGATGAGCTTTTAACATCATCAGCAAATTCGCCTTTTGCTGAACGTGTCGAAAAAGTCATGAGGGTGATTAATGAACACGCTGATAAAACCGGAAAGAAAATAATGTATGCCTTTAATATTACAGGCGATTGCAGAACCATGCAAACTAATTATGAAACGGTCGTAAATGCTGGTGGTACTTGTGCAATGGTAAGTGTAAATAGTGTGGGCTGGGCGGCTACAAAACAAATTTGCAATTGGGGAGGTTTATCGATTCATGGACACCGAAATGGATGGGGAATGCTCAACAGGCATCCTTTTTTAGGAATTAATTTCCCGGCATATAATAAAATTTGGCGATTAGCGGGTGTAGATCAAATGCATGTTAATGGTATTAAAAATAAATTCTGGGAGTCTGATGATTCTGTGGTTCGTTCTATTAAATCTTGTCATAAACCATTTTTAAATAGTGAATCGGTTTTACCTGTGGTGTCTTCCGGACAATGGGGAGGACAAGCATTTGAAACCTATGAGCGTACCAAATCAACAGATCTGTTATACATGGCAGGTGGTGGTATTATGGCTCATCCTTCAGGACCTGTGGGAGGAGTGAGTGCCTTACGTCAGGCCTGGAAGGCTGCTGTAAGCGGAATGACGTTAGAGCAGGCCGCTCAGGAATACAAGGAGTTTGGTGAATCTGTTTTAAAATTTGGAAGAAAAGAGGTTAATGCACAATAA
- a CDS encoding four-carbon acid sugar kinase family protein produces the protein MHNKKEILLAFYGDDFTGSTDALEFLSRAGAKTVLFLEPPTLELLEHFSDLDAIGVAGMTRSMRPNEMSEELIKAFETLKSLKPRHIHYKVCSTFDSSPGIGNIGVAIDCGAQVFQNKYTSILVAAPNLGRFSAFGNLYARMGIGSQGDIYRLDRHPSMRKHPITPSSESDLRMHLSKQTNQSIGLIDLVDLGKPLREIESKLQAEIEKHSIVFFDAMYEEQMQIIGEVIDNTVVKGKAFFSVGSSGVEKAFGDFWEKEGILKKRTSWGTLEQHLPMLVLSGSVSPITAEQIRYALSQGFEAVAITVDALESPEIEQEFIENYQTLISNYLKLGKSVILHTAIGPEDDRVLQTKTFFQNKGLDELTIRSQTAKRFGKILGQSALGALREVPVKRLVIAGGDTSSYVARELGIKAVEMIAPVYTGAPMCRAFALNSPVDQIEVNLKGGQVGDETYFVALQKGEISI, from the coding sequence ATGCACAATAAGAAAGAGATTCTACTTGCTTTTTACGGTGACGATTTTACAGGTTCTACAGATGCTTTAGAGTTTTTGAGTCGGGCAGGAGCAAAAACCGTTTTGTTTTTGGAGCCTCCAACTCTGGAGTTATTAGAGCATTTTTCAGATTTGGATGCTATAGGTGTTGCGGGAATGACCAGATCTATGAGACCCAATGAAATGTCAGAAGAGCTAATAAAGGCCTTCGAAACCTTAAAAAGTTTAAAACCGAGACACATACATTATAAAGTATGTTCAACTTTTGATTCTTCTCCTGGAATTGGAAACATAGGAGTTGCAATTGACTGTGGGGCACAGGTGTTTCAAAATAAATATACATCTATTTTAGTTGCAGCACCAAATTTGGGCCGGTTTTCGGCCTTTGGTAATTTATATGCAAGAATGGGGATTGGTAGTCAGGGAGATATTTATCGACTAGACAGACACCCTTCGATGCGTAAACACCCGATTACCCCTTCTAGCGAAAGTGATCTGAGAATGCATTTATCAAAACAAACAAATCAATCTATAGGGTTGATAGATTTGGTTGATTTAGGTAAACCTCTAAGAGAAATAGAAAGTAAACTACAAGCAGAAATAGAGAAACATTCTATTGTGTTTTTTGATGCGATGTATGAAGAACAAATGCAGATTATAGGAGAGGTTATTGATAATACAGTGGTAAAAGGTAAAGCTTTTTTTTCGGTTGGTTCTTCGGGAGTTGAAAAAGCCTTTGGTGATTTTTGGGAAAAAGAAGGCATATTGAAAAAAAGAACAAGCTGGGGTACTTTGGAACAACATCTTCCTATGTTGGTTTTATCAGGAAGTGTATCGCCAATCACTGCTGAACAAATAAGATATGCTTTGTCGCAGGGTTTTGAAGCTGTTGCCATAACGGTGGATGCTTTGGAGAGTCCTGAAATAGAGCAGGAGTTTATAGAAAATTATCAAACGCTTATTTCCAATTATTTGAAATTAGGAAAGAGCGTTATTTTACATACGGCCATAGGACCAGAGGACGATCGTGTTTTACAAACAAAAACATTTTTTCAAAATAAGGGATTAGACGAGTTAACCATTCGATCTCAAACCGCTAAGCGTTTTGGGAAAATTCTGGGACAGTCTGCGTTGGGGGCCTTAAGAGAAGTACCTGTAAAACGTCTGGTGATTGCTGGAGGAGATACATCCAGCTATGTGGCTAGGGAGTTGGGAATAAAAGCAGTTGAAATGATTGCGCCTGTTTATACGGGAGCACCTATGTGTCGGGCATTCGCTTTAAATTCTCCAGTAGATCAAATCGAGGTCAATTTAAAAGGTGGTCAGGTAGGTGACGAGACGTACTTTGTAGCTCTGCAAAAAGGTGAAATATCAATTTAA
- a CDS encoding aspartate/glutamate racemase family protein has product MPKTLALIHTSATLVPVFQELIDRYLKDKDLKIFNIVDDSLIKNTIERGEVTPDTSRRVVNYVGSAEEAGADYIMVTCSSIGDAVESSVPLTKVPVLRVDQPMVDKAVQSGKRIGVIATLPTTLAPTSDLVRRRAIALGKDVDITSNLCEGAFEALMGGHPEVHDTMVATALKELAESVDVILLAQASMARVVGQLSKADKKVPILASPEIAMEYLAQLL; this is encoded by the coding sequence ATGCCAAAAACATTAGCATTAATACACACATCGGCCACTTTAGTACCGGTTTTTCAAGAATTAATCGATAGATATTTAAAAGATAAAGATCTTAAGATTTTCAATATTGTAGATGATAGTCTAATTAAGAATACTATTGAACGTGGTGAGGTTACACCAGATACATCAAGACGTGTTGTAAATTATGTGGGGTCTGCTGAAGAAGCTGGTGCCGATTACATTATGGTAACCTGTTCTTCTATTGGAGATGCTGTTGAAAGTTCAGTGCCTTTAACTAAAGTTCCTGTATTAAGAGTCGATCAGCCTATGGTTGACAAAGCAGTACAATCAGGGAAACGCATAGGCGTAATTGCTACATTACCAACAACATTAGCGCCAACAAGCGATTTGGTAAGAAGACGCGCTATAGCTTTAGGGAAAGATGTGGACATTACTTCAAATCTGTGTGAAGGTGCTTTTGAGGCTTTAATGGGAGGACATCCGGAAGTACATGATACTATGGTAGCAACAGCGTTGAAGGAACTCGCAGAAAGTGTCGATGTTATTTTGTTAGCTCAGGCCTCTATGGCTAGAGTGGTTGGTCAATTATCTAAAGCAGATAAAAAAGTACCCATTTTAGCAAGTCCCGAAATTGCTATGGAGTACTTGGCACAGTTGCTGTAA
- a CDS encoding bile acid:sodium symporter family protein, translated as MVQIQRYLLSLGIISLIILGVAVIARWDSLFAPLAVITALALAIGMRSVRSLKSYQYTAWILVAIVCGMFYPSAFLQWGNFDLRNKWLILTVVQVVMFGMGTQMSVKDFYGIKTMGKGVLVGVLCQFTIMPIVGYMLTRVFNFEPEIAAGIILIGSCSSGLASNVMVFIAKANLTLSVTLTAVATLLAPIMTPLMMKLLAGTYVEIDFLAMCVQIVKIVIVPIGSALLYELYSQNSKHIRKRIDIFFYLSLSWLLAMLFGFWSFLELNFSETILQIIALINFLLGAVVVGKLYFHLVSFKTEIHDFMPILSMFGIVYFTTVTTAASRDNIMTIGAFILLASMMHNALGYTFGYWISRILGLDKNSCRTVALEVGLQNGGMASGLAGSMGKLATVGLAAAVFSPWMNISGSVLANFWRKRKEVLNKV; from the coding sequence ATGGTGCAAATTCAACGATATTTACTGTCGTTAGGGATTATTTCATTAATCATTCTGGGGGTAGCTGTAATAGCACGTTGGGACAGTTTGTTTGCTCCTCTGGCGGTGATTACTGCTTTGGCTTTAGCGATAGGTATGCGATCGGTTAGATCGTTAAAGAGTTACCAGTATACAGCCTGGATTTTGGTAGCTATTGTATGTGGTATGTTTTATCCTTCAGCATTTTTACAATGGGGAAACTTCGACTTAAGAAACAAATGGTTGATCCTTACTGTTGTTCAGGTGGTTATGTTTGGAATGGGTACACAGATGAGTGTGAAAGATTTTTATGGAATAAAAACCATGGGTAAAGGTGTTTTAGTTGGTGTGCTTTGTCAATTTACTATTATGCCGATTGTGGGCTATATGCTTACCAGAGTATTTAATTTCGAACCGGAAATAGCTGCAGGCATTATTCTTATAGGTTCTTGTTCCAGCGGTTTAGCTTCGAATGTTATGGTTTTTATAGCCAAAGCTAATTTAACGTTATCAGTAACTTTAACGGCGGTAGCTACCTTGTTAGCGCCTATTATGACGCCTTTAATGATGAAGCTTTTGGCTGGTACTTATGTGGAAATCGATTTTCTGGCCATGTGCGTGCAAATAGTAAAAATTGTTATAGTACCGATTGGATCTGCGTTACTCTATGAGTTATATTCTCAAAATTCAAAACATATTAGAAAGCGTATAGATATTTTCTTTTACTTGTCTCTAAGTTGGTTATTGGCAATGTTATTTGGGTTTTGGTCATTTTTAGAACTAAATTTTTCAGAAACCATATTGCAAATAATAGCTCTTATAAACTTTTTATTAGGTGCCGTAGTTGTTGGGAAATTATATTTTCATTTGGTTAGTTTTAAGACTGAAATTCATGATTTTATGCCTATACTATCTATGTTTGGTATTGTCTATTTTACAACGGTAACTACCGCAGCAAGCAGGGATAATATTATGACTATTGGAGCTTTTATTTTGTTGGCCTCTATGATGCATAATGCTTTGGGGTATACCTTTGGATATTGGATAAGCCGGATTTTAGGATTAGATAAAAACTCATGTAGAACCGTTGCTTTAGAAGTTGGTTTACAAAATGGAGGCATGGCATCCGGTTTAGCAGGTTCAATGGGTAAATTAGCTACAGTTGGATTGGCTGCTGCTGTATTTAGTCCCTGGATGAATATATCTGGTTCTGTTTTAGCTAATTTTTGGAGAAAGCGAAAGGAAGTCTTGAATAAAGTGTGA
- the pckA gene encoding phosphoenolpyruvate carboxykinase (ATP), which produces MEDSATIEVHASLEQYGLKDVNVHWNLPPEELQRITVENNMGKETANGTLAVNTGKFTGRSPQDRFIVRDSYTDKKVWWGKTNKPVSTENFNSLKHEVIQYLSGKEIYARDAFACAEPEFKTKIRAITELPWSNLFIYNMFLRPSAKELENFEEDWLILCAPGYVCPDPEAYGIRQGNFSIINFSQRVALIGGSAYTGEMKKGIFSALNLILPVERNVLPMHCSANVGKKGDTAIFFGLSGTGKTTLSADPERKLIGDDEHGWTEDNVIFNFEGGCYAKVIDLSEEKEPDIYRAVRPGAMLENVVFKNNGEVDYLDSSITQNTRVSYPIYHIDNIQETLYANNPKNIFFLTCDAFGVLPPVSKLTPGQAAYHFISGYTAKVAGTEAGITEPVPSFSACFGEPFMPLHPTIYGEMLSDKMQEAGVNVWLINTGWSAGPYGVGSRIKLKYTRAMITAILNGDLDNVDYEQNPIFGLFMPKYCPGVPSEILDPMNTWLQKGAYIGKAIQLAHSFHLNFEKFALQASKQIMEGGPLIDEHHHLEEHI; this is translated from the coding sequence ATGGAAGACTCAGCAACTATTGAAGTTCATGCTAGCTTAGAGCAGTATGGCTTAAAAGATGTCAATGTACATTGGAACCTACCACCAGAAGAGCTTCAACGTATCACTGTTGAAAACAACATGGGAAAAGAAACCGCTAATGGCACCCTAGCCGTTAATACTGGAAAATTTACTGGACGCTCGCCGCAAGATCGTTTTATAGTAAGAGACAGCTATACCGATAAAAAGGTATGGTGGGGAAAAACCAATAAGCCAGTTTCTACTGAAAACTTTAACAGTTTAAAACATGAAGTCATTCAATATCTTTCTGGAAAAGAAATTTATGCCCGGGATGCCTTCGCTTGCGCGGAACCAGAATTTAAAACAAAAATTCGCGCCATAACCGAACTACCCTGGTCAAACCTGTTTATCTATAATATGTTTTTACGCCCAAGTGCAAAAGAACTTGAAAACTTCGAAGAAGACTGGTTAATCTTATGTGCTCCGGGTTATGTTTGCCCAGATCCTGAAGCTTATGGCATTCGTCAAGGGAATTTTTCAATCATCAATTTTAGCCAAAGAGTAGCGTTAATTGGAGGTTCGGCTTATACCGGAGAAATGAAAAAAGGTATTTTCTCTGCTCTTAATTTAATTTTACCGGTGGAGCGAAATGTACTCCCAATGCACTGCTCTGCCAATGTCGGGAAAAAAGGTGACACTGCTATTTTCTTCGGTTTATCGGGCACAGGAAAAACCACGCTTTCGGCAGATCCTGAAAGAAAACTTATTGGTGATGACGAGCATGGCTGGACAGAAGACAATGTTATCTTTAACTTTGAAGGCGGATGCTACGCTAAGGTTATCGATTTAAGCGAGGAGAAAGAACCTGATATTTATAGAGCGGTAAGACCTGGAGCTATGCTCGAAAATGTTGTTTTTAAAAATAATGGAGAGGTGGATTATTTGGATAGCTCTATTACACAAAATACACGTGTAAGCTACCCTATTTATCATATTGATAATATTCAGGAAACACTTTATGCTAATAATCCTAAAAATATCTTTTTCTTAACCTGCGATGCTTTTGGTGTATTACCACCGGTATCCAAATTAACTCCTGGCCAGGCAGCTTATCACTTTATTTCTGGATACACCGCAAAAGTTGCCGGAACAGAGGCTGGAATTACTGAACCTGTACCGTCATTTTCTGCATGTTTCGGTGAACCGTTCATGCCTTTACACCCAACTATATATGGAGAAATGCTGAGTGATAAAATGCAGGAAGCTGGTGTTAATGTGTGGTTAATTAATACCGGTTGGAGTGCCGGACCATACGGTGTAGGATCTCGTATAAAACTAAAATATACCAGAGCTATGATTACTGCGATTCTTAACGGAGATTTAGATAACGTAGATTATGAACAAAACCCAATTTTTGGTTTATTCATGCCGAAATATTGTCCTGGCGTACCATCAGAAATACTGGATCCGATGAATACCTGGTTGCAAAAAGGAGCCTATATAGGAAAAGCTATTCAGTTAGCACATTCCTTTCACCTAAACTTTGAAAAATTCGCCCTTCAGGCCTCAAAACAAATAATGGAAGGTGGTCCATTAATTGACGAACACCACCACTTAGAAGAACATATTTAA
- a CDS encoding SLC13 family permease, translated as MIYLMLFILAATIALFIWGKFTPDIVALISMLALFLTGILDATETLSGFSNPTVIMIAALFIVGEGIAQTGWTAMAGKKFVEWAGKSVPKLLVIITLGAGILSGFVSNTGTVATLTPLTISSAWSIGTLPSKMLMPVAFGSNTGGLLTLTGTPPNIIASNALVESGFEGFSFFEFALIGIPLLIVCLLYFRYIGYKLLPNNKTNNKPVNIESTLHNWIEAYKVHDDYYRLRIRSISPLINTKMEEWQFEKEYNVNIIRIKRRHPNVLKGINSFIEFPNPQTELYYHDIITVKGSTEAINKLMISFRLGLLPLEPITDELKHNLINQEVGMTEVIVNPNSMLVGRKYKLGDYFKRYGIQLLAASRNNKPLQDKDIVVKAGDAFLLRGTWEAIDDLKKQHEHLVIIGSPEGMAKNVENLNFKSYIALGTLIFMILLMVFKVVPGSIAALISAGIVLLTGCVPISKAYKGISWTSVVMIAAMIPMGIALQKTGTAQLIANGLVEHLGGIHPIVLLGGIFLLTTTFSQVINNSATAVLMAPIAMLAASSLNLDPHPFMIVIAISASTAFLTPIGTTTNAMVMTAGGYKFMDYFKVGAPLLLLLFVLTLLLVPVIWPL; from the coding sequence ATGATCTATTTAATGCTCTTCATTTTAGCTGCAACTATTGCCCTTTTTATTTGGGGAAAATTCACCCCTGATATCGTTGCCCTAATCTCAATGTTAGCCTTATTTTTAACTGGAATTTTAGATGCCACTGAAACACTAAGCGGATTTAGTAATCCTACGGTTATAATGATTGCCGCCCTCTTTATTGTAGGCGAAGGTATTGCCCAAACCGGATGGACAGCTATGGCGGGTAAAAAGTTTGTAGAATGGGCGGGCAAAAGTGTTCCTAAACTTCTTGTAATTATCACATTGGGAGCAGGAATATTATCCGGTTTTGTTAGTAACACCGGTACTGTAGCTACACTAACTCCTTTAACCATATCATCAGCCTGGAGCATTGGTACGCTACCTTCAAAAATGCTTATGCCTGTTGCTTTCGGTTCAAATACAGGAGGACTTTTAACTTTAACAGGAACGCCTCCTAATATTATTGCAAGTAATGCTTTAGTGGAATCAGGTTTCGAAGGCTTTTCATTCTTTGAATTTGCTTTAATTGGTATTCCTCTGTTAATTGTCTGCCTACTTTACTTCAGATATATAGGGTATAAATTATTACCGAATAACAAAACAAACAATAAACCTGTAAATATAGAATCTACCCTTCATAACTGGATTGAGGCCTATAAGGTACATGATGACTACTACAGACTACGTATTCGCTCCATATCTCCTCTTATTAACACTAAAATGGAAGAATGGCAGTTTGAAAAAGAATATAATGTTAATATTATTCGTATTAAACGCAGACATCCTAATGTGTTAAAAGGTATTAATAGTTTTATTGAATTTCCTAATCCTCAAACCGAATTATACTATCACGATATCATTACGGTTAAAGGAAGTACAGAAGCCATTAATAAATTGATGATTAGCTTCAGACTTGGTTTATTGCCACTGGAACCTATTACAGACGAGTTAAAACACAACTTGATTAATCAGGAAGTTGGTATGACCGAAGTTATTGTAAATCCTAATTCTATGTTAGTAGGTAGAAAATACAAATTAGGAGACTACTTTAAAAGATATGGTATTCAGCTTTTAGCAGCTTCACGAAATAATAAACCTCTTCAAGATAAAGACATTGTGGTAAAAGCCGGAGATGCCTTTTTATTACGAGGAACCTGGGAAGCCATTGATGATCTTAAAAAACAACACGAACACCTTGTTATTATTGGTAGTCCTGAAGGTATGGCTAAAAACGTCGAGAACTTAAACTTTAAATCTTATATCGCTTTAGGCACCTTAATATTCATGATTTTATTAATGGTATTTAAAGTAGTACCTGGATCTATTGCTGCATTAATTAGTGCTGGTATCGTTTTACTAACAGGTTGCGTGCCTATTTCAAAAGCATACAAAGGTATAAGCTGGACCAGTGTTGTGATGATTGCCGCCATGATACCAATGGGTATTGCGTTACAAAAAACAGGAACAGCTCAATTAATTGCTAACGGATTGGTAGAACATTTAGGAGGCATTCACCCTATTGTACTTTTAGGTGGTATATTTTTACTTACCACAACGTTTAGTCAGGTTATTAATAATTCAGCTACAGCGGTTTTAATGGCGCCAATTGCCATGCTAGCAGCAAGCTCATTAAATTTAGATCCGCATCCGTTTATGATCGTCATTGCAATTAGTGCTTCAACAGCCTTTTTAACCCCGATAGGCACCACAACAAATGCCATGGTTATGACAGCCGGAGGATATAAGTTTATGGATTATTTTAAAGTAGGTGCCCCCCTATTACTCCTGCTATTTGTATTAACATTATTATTAGTGCCTGTAATATGGCCATTATAA
- the bshB1 gene encoding bacillithiol biosynthesis deacetylase BshB1, whose product MKLDILAIGAHPDDVELGCGATIAKEVANGKKVGIIDLTRGELGTRGTAETRDEEALAAAEILNVMVRENMRFADGFFANDKAHQLALISKIRKYQPDIVICNAIDDRHIDHGKGSKLASDACFLSGLLKIETLNEKGEVQKPWRPKQVYHFIQWKNIEPDFVVDVSDFIDLKMKSVLAYKTQFFSEDSKEPQTPISSKNFTDSVIYRARDLGRLISVEYAEGFTVERYVGVNSLFDLI is encoded by the coding sequence ATGAAATTAGACATACTTGCTATTGGGGCCCATCCAGATGATGTTGAGTTAGGATGCGGTGCGACCATAGCAAAAGAGGTAGCTAACGGAAAAAAAGTTGGTATTATAGATTTAACTCGAGGGGAATTAGGGACTCGTGGTACTGCTGAAACAAGAGACGAGGAGGCTTTAGCTGCCGCAGAGATTCTTAATGTCATGGTACGAGAGAATATGAGGTTTGCGGATGGCTTTTTTGCAAATGATAAGGCGCATCAGTTGGCCTTAATTTCAAAAATTAGAAAATACCAGCCAGATATTGTAATCTGTAATGCTATTGACGATAGACATATTGATCATGGAAAAGGTAGTAAATTGGCAAGTGATGCTTGTTTTTTAAGCGGATTACTTAAAATTGAAACTTTAAACGAAAAGGGAGAAGTACAAAAACCGTGGCGACCAAAGCAAGTGTATCATTTTATTCAATGGAAGAATATAGAACCGGATTTTGTTGTCGATGTTTCCGATTTTATTGATTTAAAGATGAAATCGGTGTTGGCTTATAAAACTCAGTTTTTTAGTGAAGATAGTAAAGAGCCTCAAACGCCTATTTCAAGCAAGAATTTTACAGATAGTGTTATTTATCGAGCCAGAGATTTAGGGCGTTTAATAAGTGTCGAGTATGCCGAAGGTTTTACGGTAGAGCGTTATGTTGGGGTAAATAGTCTATTCGATTTAATTTAG
- a CDS encoding histone H1, with protein MKELLEQINAQFEAFAKDANAQVESGNKAAGTRARKATLEMTKLMKEFRKVSLEASKK; from the coding sequence ATGAAAGAACTTTTAGAACAAATCAATGCTCAATTTGAAGCATTCGCAAAAGACGCTAATGCTCAAGTAGAAAGTGGAAATAAAGCTGCAGGAACAAGAGCTCGTAAAGCTACTTTAGAAATGACAAAATTAATGAAAGAATTTCGTAAGGTGTCTTTAGAGGCTTCAAAGAAATAA
- a CDS encoding M28 family metallopeptidase yields MKRLSVFLCTALLITSCGTSQNNKQQDKEDLSSTYAATITSDELKEALYTYASDDFEGRKTGEPGQKKAVNFLKDHYESLGIESPIAKGDYFQDIPESFFSNKAKASENVVAYIKGSEKPDEIIVISAHLDHIGVNGNGKINNGADDDGSGTVAILEIAEAFKKAANEGHGPKRSILFLHVTGEEIGLFGSRYYTDVDPIFPLENTVADLNIDMIGRVDKKHEDNRNYVYLIGSDKLSTELHNISEEVNKKYINMDFDYKYNDDNDPNRFYYRSDHYNFAKNNIPVIFYFNGTHDDYHRPSDTPDKIQYDLLETRARLVFHTAWELANREERIKLD; encoded by the coding sequence ATGAAACGACTAAGTGTCTTTTTATGTACTGCCCTATTAATTACATCGTGCGGTACATCGCAAAACAATAAGCAACAAGATAAAGAAGATTTATCTTCAACTTATGCTGCAACCATAACTTCAGATGAATTAAAAGAAGCCTTGTATACCTATGCTTCAGATGATTTTGAAGGTAGAAAAACAGGTGAACCTGGGCAAAAAAAGGCGGTAAACTTCCTAAAAGATCACTACGAAAGTTTAGGTATAGAATCACCAATTGCTAAAGGCGATTATTTTCAAGATATTCCAGAGTCGTTCTTTTCAAATAAGGCTAAAGCTTCTGAAAATGTAGTGGCTTACATTAAAGGATCTGAAAAACCAGATGAAATTATAGTAATTTCAGCACATTTAGATCATATTGGTGTTAATGGCAATGGAAAAATTAATAATGGTGCAGACGACGATGGTTCAGGAACCGTAGCCATTTTAGAAATTGCAGAAGCCTTTAAAAAAGCAGCCAATGAAGGACACGGACCAAAACGTAGTATTTTATTTTTACACGTTACTGGTGAAGAAATTGGTTTATTTGGTTCAAGATACTATACCGATGTCGACCCTATTTTTCCATTAGAAAATACAGTTGCCGATTTAAATATCGATATGATAGGACGAGTTGATAAAAAGCATGAAGATAATCGTAACTATGTGTACCTTATTGGATCGGATAAACTAAGCACCGAGTTACACAACATTTCTGAAGAAGTAAACAAAAAGTACATTAATATGGACTTTGACTACAAATATAACGACGACAACGATCCTAATCGTTTTTATTATCGTAGCGACCACTACAACTTTGCAAAAAATAACATTCCGGTTATTTTCTATTTTAACGGCACCCACGACGATTATCACAGACCATCGGATACTCCTGATAAAATTCAATACGACTTATTAGAAACCCGTGCACGTCTGGTATTTCATACTGCCTGGGAACTGGCTAATCGAGAAGAAAGAATAAAATTAGATTAA